In Flavobacterium praedii, the DNA window ATTCTTTAATTGTTTAAAGTTTAAGGTTTAAAAGTTTAAAGTTAGCTTGAGTCTACTTTAAACTTTAGACTTTAAACAAATATTTAAGCTTCTTGTTCTTGTTTAATCCAATCGTATCCTTTTTCTTCCAGTTCATGCGCTAATTCTGCACCACCAGATTTTACAATTTTTCCGTTGTAAAGCACGTGTACAAAATCGGGAACGATATAATCCAATAATCTTTGGTAATGCGTAATTACAATGACAGCATTTTTATCACTTTTTAATTTGTTGACACCATTGGCAACAATTCTCAAAGCATCGATGTCTAGACCAGAATCGGTTTCGTCAAGGATGGCTAGTTTTGGTTCTAGCATTGCCATCTGGAAAATTTCATTTCTTTTTTTCTCTCCACCAGAGAAACCTTCATTAAGAGAACGCGAAAGAAACTTTCTGTCGATTTCTAATAGTTCCGATTTTTCACGAATCAATTTCAGCATTTCGTTGGCTGGCATTTCTTCTTGACCTTTAGCTTTACGAGTTTCGTTGATTGCCGATCTCATGAAATTGGTTACCGAAACTCCAGGAATTTCCACTGGATATTGGAACGAAAGGAAAACACCTTTATGTGCTCTTTCTTCTGGAGCTAATTCGGCAAGATCTTCTCCGTCCAAAATCACTTCTCCATCCGTTACTTCATAATTTTCGTTTCCTGCAATTACAGCTGAAAGTGTACTTTTACCAGCACCATTTGGCCCCATTATAGCATGAACTTCTCCTGCTTTCACTTCAAGGTTTATTCCTTTTAATATTTCTTTGTCACCTATAGAGGCGTGTAAATTTTTTATTGATAACATCGTTTATTTGGTTTATTCATAATGTCCTTTTAAAGACAATATATCTAATATTTCTACTTTATTTTCTTCTGTAACTCTGTATATAATGCGGTGTTCTTTATTAATTCTTCTTGACCATCTTCCAGAAAGTTGATGTTTCAATTGTTCTGGTTTTCCAATTCCTTCAAAAGGATGCAAAATAATATCGTGGATTAAAGCAGATATTTTATTCATTATTGCTTTGTTACCAGATTTCTTCCAAAATTCTCTGTCTTTCTGAGCTTTTTCAGAATAAATTACTTCCACAAATCCTCTAGCTTTATTTTCATTCCTTTTCCGTCCTTAATGCTTTTTTCAGCTTCCAAAATTTCTTTTACAAATTCTGGATTATAAGGCTTTTCGATTTCTTGAACGATTTCGAAACCCAATGATTTTGCCAATGATTTCAAGACTGGAAAATCTTTTTTCTTAACGTTTTTTAAAATGAGTTCCATAACAATCTGGATATAATAATGTTTATACAAATTTATAAAAATTAACCCACAGAACCTTCTAAACTTATTTCCAATAATTTCTGTGCCTCAACAGCAAATTCCATCGGTAATTTATTCAACACATCTTTACTGAATCCGTTTACGATAAGCGCAATTGCTTTTTCGGTTGGGATTCCACGTTGGTTGCAATAGAAAACCTGGTCTTCACCAATTTTACTGGTTGTAGCTTCGTGTTCAATTTTTGCTGTTGGATTTTTGCTTTCGATATACGGAAAGGTATGAGCTCCACAATGGTTCCCCATTAATAAAGAATCACATTGTGAAAAGTTTCTCGCGTTTTCTGCTCTTGCTCCAATTTGAACCAAACCTCTATAACTGTTTTGTGATTTTCCTGCAGAAATACCTTTAGAAATAATGGTTGATTTGGTGTTTTTACCCAAATGAATCATTTTGGTTCCCGTATCGGCTTGTTGGTAATTATTGGTAACGGCAATCGAATAAAATTCTCCAATTGAGTTGTCTCCTTTTAAAATCACTGAAGGATATTTCCAAGTAATGGCAGATCCAGTTTCTACTTGTGTCCAAGAGATTTTTGCATTTTTCTCGCAGAATCCTCTTTTGGTTACAAAATTGTAAACTCCACCTTTACCTTCTTTATTACCAGGATACCAGTTTTGAACGGTAGAATATTTTATTTCAGCATCGTCTAGTGCAATCAATTCAACCACAGCGGCATGCAATTGATTTTCGTCACGAGTTGGCGCTGTACAGCCTTCTAAGTACGAAACATAACTGCCTTCATCTGCAACTAACAATGTTCTTTCGAATTGACCCGTTCCAGCTTGATTAATTCTAAAATAAGTTGATAATTCCATTGGACAACGAACGCCTTTTGGAATATAACAGAACGATCCATCTGAGAAAACAGCCGAATTCAATGCTGCATAAAAGTTGTCTTTTTGAGGAACAACGGTCCCCAAATATTTACGAACTAATTCAGGATGTTCTCTGATGGCTTCAGAAATACTCATGAAGATTATACCTTTTTCGCCTAATGTTTTTTTGAATGTTGTAGCGACTGAAACTGAGTCAACCACGATATCCATGGCAACATTATTCATCATTTTTTGCTCATCAACAGAGATTCCTAACTTTTTATACATTTCTAAAAGTTCAGGATCTACATCATCAAGAGTTTTATTTGGATCTGCTTTCTTTGGGGCTGAATAATAAGAGATGGCTTGAAAATCCGGTTTTTGATAACGAACATTTGCCCATTCTGGTTCTATCATTTCTTCCCAAGCACGGAAAGCCTCAATACGCCAGTCGGTCATCCATTGCGGTTCGTCTTTCTTTTTTGAAATAGCGCGAACAATATCTTCATTTAGACCAATCGGAAACGTTTCCGAGTCTAATTCGGTGTAGAATCCGTACTCATATTCTTTAGTCTCTAATTCGATTTTTAAATCGTCTTCGGTGTATTTTGACATATTAGCCCCCTAGCCCCCAAAGGGGGAACTCCTATTAGGGGTAAATAGGAATTTATAGTTATTATTAAATAATTTCTAAGTCTTTATAGCCTTTTATTTCCTTTTGGGAGTTGAGTACTATAATGAGAAACTCTCTCCGCAACCGCAAGTTCTATTTGCATTTGGATTATTAAATACAAAACCTTTACCGTTTAAGCCTCCTGAAAATTCCAATATGGTCCCTGCTAAATATAAAAAAGATTTTTTTTCGACAGCGATGGTGATTTCGTTATCCACAAAAATTTTATCGTCTTCACCTTTATTTTTGTCAAATTTCAAATCATAGGACAATCCAGAGCATCCGCCACTTTTCACGCCTACTCTCACGTAGTCTACAGCAGCATCAAAACCATCGTCTTTCATCAAATCGATGATTTTCTTTTTGGCAGTATCAGAAACTTGTATCATTGTTATTTTGATTTTGTCTAAATTAACGACAAAGATATTACTTTTAATGCTTTTTGCCATGATTCATAACATTTTTATAACTAATGATACTATAGAAAAAGTCTATTTGATACCTTTGACGTTATAATTTATATTCAACTGGAAAGATATCAAATAGATTTTCTCCATATAAACATTTAATTATTTAAGTATTTAATTCAAATTACAATGAAATTATATCCTATAGAAACAGGAAATTTTAAACTTGATGGTGGAGCTATGTTTGGTGTGGTACCTAAAACCATATGGAACAAAACTAATCCTGCTGACGAAAATAACTTGATCGATATTGCCGCTCGCTGTTTGTTGATTGAAGATGGAAACCGATTAATTTTGATTGATACTGGAATGGGGAATAAACAATCGGATAAGTTTTTTGGGTATTATTCGCTTTGGGGGACACATTCTATGGATAAATCGTTGGCTCAATTCGGTTTTCATCGCGATGATATTACAGATGTTTTCATGACGCATTTGCATTTTGACCATTGTGGAGGAAGTGTTCAATGGAACAAAGACCGAACAGGCTATGAACCAGCTTTTAAAAATGCGAAATTCTGGAGTAACGAAAATCATTGGGAATGGGCTACAAAACCAAACGCTAGAGAAAAAGCTTCTTTTTTGTCTGAGAACATTTTACCAATGCAGGAAAGTGGGCAGTTGCATTTTATTGCTAAACCTGAAAGTGATTTTGGCATTTCAGAGGAGTTGGGATTCGGTATTTTTTATGCCGATGGTCATACCGAAAAACAAATGATTCCGCACATTCAGTACCAAGGCAAAACCATTGTTTTTTGTGCTGATTTATTAGCTACAGCTGGACACTTGCCTTTGCCATATGTGATGGGATATGACACCAGACCGTTATTGACGATGCCCGAGAAATCAAAATTCTTGAACGCCGCTGCCGATAATAACCATTATTTGTTTTTGGAACACGATGCGCATAATGAAATTATAACAGTACAACATACCGAAAAAGGAGTACGATTGAAAGAAGTATTCTCTTGTGGTGATATTTTTTAAGAGTAGATTATAATAATTCTAATAGAAAAGTCCCCATTTTCATCGATTTGAAATGGGGATTATTCTTTATTATTTCATCTGAGCAATTACGATGCTTAGAATTGAAAAAACACCTACACCCCACATCATTGGTGTCACTTCTTTAGTATTTTTGGTGAATAACGCCAAGATTATAAAGGAGGAAAAACCATAGGCAATTCCGTTGCTGATACTATAGGTTAGGGGCATCATTATCATGGTTAAAAATGCAGGTACGGCAATATATAAATCCGTAAAATTGATTCTGGATAGATGTTTGGACATATAGATTCCAACAAGGACTAGTGCTGGCGCTGTTGCATATGCTGGAACGATTGTTATTATAGGAGAGAAAAACAATGCTAAAAAGAAAAACAGTGCTACAAATACCGAACTTAATCCTGTTTTGGCTCCATTGGCAATTCCTGTGGCCGATTCAATAAAAACAACGGTATTACTTGTTCCCAAAATACCGCTGAACATTGTTGCAATACCATCGGCTTCCAATACTTTTTTGAGGTGTGGCATTTTGCCCTTTTTACCAACGAGATTTGCTTCATAAGAACAGGCAATCGCCGTTCCAATAGAATCAAATAAACTTACAAAAAGAAAAGAAAAAATAGCGGAAGCAAAACTTAGTTTTAAAACCCCCAAGATATTTAGTTGTCCAAAAATGGGCGTAATAGATGGCGGTAATGAAAATAGGTGAGTTGGTAAGTGAACAGAGGGATCAAATGCAATTCCTAAACAAGTTCCGAAAATGATTCCAATTAAGATGGCACCTTTTACTTTGTATATTTCTAAAATTATGGTTATAAATAAAGTGATCAAACCAATTACAACAGCAGGCGTAAATTTACCCAATGTGACCAAAGTGTCAGGGTGAGCAACAATAAGACCTAGTTGTTTGAATCCGATAAAAGCAATAAAAAAACCAACACCACATCCCATGGCCACCTGCAAGGAGGGAGGAATAGCTTCTACAATTTTATGCCGAATTCCAAAAAATGAGATAATTGTAAAAAATACTCCCGAAAGAAAAACAACACCCAATGCATCTTGCCAAGAAACGCCTTGTCCCAAAACTAGGGTAAAGGCAAACATAGCGTTTAATCCCATTCCTGGTGCCATGGCGAAAGGGACTTTGGCCCAAATCCCAACCAATAAAGTACCAAAAATAGCTGCAATACAAGTAACCGAAATAAGCGCTTCTTTTGGCATCCCTGTCATTGATAGTATGTTTGGGTTTACAAAAATGATATACGCCATTGACAAAAAAGTAACCAAACCACCTAGAGCTTCTTGCTTTACAGAAGTTTCTCGTTCTTTTATTTTGAAATATTGAAGTATTTTATTCATTTGGTTTTTTATTTATTACTATTGAACCAGCGTTCTGTTTTTTTCGAAGAACTCAAATTTACGATAAAAAACAAAACCCCCATTTTCAAAATGAATGAAAATGGGGGTTTTCTATAGTATGGATGAGAATTAATTCGTTTTAAACTTCCAAACTTGTCCAACAGTTTCTCCTCCTTTATTGTCTTTGACAACTACTTTCCAAAAATATTCTTTGGCAGGTTCTAGAGTTACATCTTTAGTTTTTACGGATTCATTATCTACTATTTTTACAGTAGGGGGATTGGTAGTACCAAAATACACATCATAAGTCAAAACATCAGTTGCATCTACATCGGAAGCATTCCATTTTAAAGCAGCTGTTGTTGTGCTCAAAACGGTGTTTAAAGCTGGTTCTACTAATTCTGGAGAAAACGGCAAGTGGTTCACTACCGCATCACCCGCAGTATAAAATTTGTATTTAGCCGAATAATCACTTGACAATCCTTTGCTGTCGGTAGCTTTAATTCTCCAATAATACGCTGTGTTCTTTTCTAATGCAATCGTTTGGTTTGCAGTTGATGCCTCAGTCGTTTTTATAATTTGTGCAAATGTATTGTCTTTAGCGACTTGAATTTGATAGACTATAGCGTCTTTGTTTGCATCCGTAGCAGCATTCCATTGAAAAGCAACCGTATTATCTACGCATAATTTGTTGTCTGTTGGAGTAACCAATGTTGGTATTGTTGGAGCAACATTTTTAACTTCTGGAGTGGGTGCAGGATCATCTCCACCTCCACCTCCACAAGA includes these proteins:
- a CDS encoding DUF2683 family protein: MELILKNVKKKDFPVLKSLAKSLGFEIVQEIEKPYNPEFVKEILEAEKSIKDGKGMKIKLEDLWK
- a CDS encoding HesB/IscA family protein; its protein translation is MIQVSDTAKKKIIDLMKDDGFDAAVDYVRVGVKSGGCSGLSYDLKFDKNKGEDDKIFVDNEITIAVEKKSFLYLAGTILEFSGGLNGKGFVFNNPNANRTCGCGESFSL
- the sufC gene encoding Fe-S cluster assembly ATPase SufC; translated protein: MLSIKNLHASIGDKEILKGINLEVKAGEVHAIMGPNGAGKSTLSAVIAGNENYEVTDGEVILDGEDLAELAPEERAHKGVFLSFQYPVEIPGVSVTNFMRSAINETRKAKGQEEMPANEMLKLIREKSELLEIDRKFLSRSLNEGFSGGEKKRNEIFQMAMLEPKLAILDETDSGLDIDALRIVANGVNKLKSDKNAVIVITHYQRLLDYIVPDFVHVLYNGKIVKSGGAELAHELEEKGYDWIKQEQEA
- a CDS encoding fibronectin type III domain-containing protein, translating into MKNLIYLSIVGLLFISCGGGGGDDPAPTPEVKNVAPTIPTLVTPTDNKLCVDNTVAFQWNAATDANKDAIVYQIQVAKDNTFAQIIKTTEASTANQTIALEKNTAYYWRIKATDSKGLSSDYSAKYKFYTAGDAVVNHLPFSPELVEPALNTVLSTTTAALKWNASDVDATDVLTYDVYFGTTNPPTVKIVDNESVKTKDVTLEPAKEYFWKVVVKDNKGGETVGQVWKFKTN
- a CDS encoding NCS2 family permease; translation: MNKILQYFKIKERETSVKQEALGGLVTFLSMAYIIFVNPNILSMTGMPKEALISVTCIAAIFGTLLVGIWAKVPFAMAPGMGLNAMFAFTLVLGQGVSWQDALGVVFLSGVFFTIISFFGIRHKIVEAIPPSLQVAMGCGVGFFIAFIGFKQLGLIVAHPDTLVTLGKFTPAVVIGLITLFITIILEIYKVKGAILIGIIFGTCLGIAFDPSVHLPTHLFSLPPSITPIFGQLNILGVLKLSFASAIFSFLFVSLFDSIGTAIACSYEANLVGKKGKMPHLKKVLEADGIATMFSGILGTSNTVVFIESATGIANGAKTGLSSVFVALFFFLALFFSPIITIVPAYATAPALVLVGIYMSKHLSRINFTDLYIAVPAFLTMIMMPLTYSISNGIAYGFSSFIILALFTKNTKEVTPMMWGVGVFSILSIVIAQMK
- a CDS encoding Txe/YoeB family addiction module toxin; translated protein: MEVIYSEKAQKDREFWKKSGNKAIMNKISALIHDIILHPFEGIGKPEQLKHQLSGRWSRRINKEHRIIYRVTEENKVEILDILSLKGHYE
- the sufB gene encoding Fe-S cluster assembly protein SufB — translated: MSKYTEDDLKIELETKEYEYGFYTELDSETFPIGLNEDIVRAISKKKDEPQWMTDWRIEAFRAWEEMIEPEWANVRYQKPDFQAISYYSAPKKADPNKTLDDVDPELLEMYKKLGISVDEQKMMNNVAMDIVVDSVSVATTFKKTLGEKGIIFMSISEAIREHPELVRKYLGTVVPQKDNFYAALNSAVFSDGSFCYIPKGVRCPMELSTYFRINQAGTGQFERTLLVADEGSYVSYLEGCTAPTRDENQLHAAVVELIALDDAEIKYSTVQNWYPGNKEGKGGVYNFVTKRGFCEKNAKISWTQVETGSAITWKYPSVILKGDNSIGEFYSIAVTNNYQQADTGTKMIHLGKNTKSTIISKGISAGKSQNSYRGLVQIGARAENARNFSQCDSLLMGNHCGAHTFPYIESKNPTAKIEHEATTSKIGEDQVFYCNQRGIPTEKAIALIVNGFSKDVLNKLPMEFAVEAQKLLEISLEGSVG
- a CDS encoding MBL fold metallo-hydrolase, whose protein sequence is MKLYPIETGNFKLDGGAMFGVVPKTIWNKTNPADENNLIDIAARCLLIEDGNRLILIDTGMGNKQSDKFFGYYSLWGTHSMDKSLAQFGFHRDDITDVFMTHLHFDHCGGSVQWNKDRTGYEPAFKNAKFWSNENHWEWATKPNAREKASFLSENILPMQESGQLHFIAKPESDFGISEELGFGIFYADGHTEKQMIPHIQYQGKTIVFCADLLATAGHLPLPYVMGYDTRPLLTMPEKSKFLNAAADNNHYLFLEHDAHNEIITVQHTEKGVRLKEVFSCGDIF